A window from Cryptomeria japonica chromosome 1, Sugi_1.0, whole genome shotgun sequence encodes these proteins:
- the LOC131043562 gene encoding serine/threonine receptor-like kinase NFP isoform X1, producing the protein MILQCVRSSSTMFQTAWKLVFLSFLLLCIAGKVQGQNGTSNITGYSCSDGPAPCHTYAFYKAQPNYTDLADIANLFSTQTFNITTANDLPGDTVSVAKGHALLIPITCDCMGSYSQANISYQILAGDTFWKVSTLNFEYLTTYQAVEIANPTLVPENLTIDTIVVFPIRCQCPSKAQISKGIKMQITYVVQKADTSDSVSKKFGADLADLKSQNGITSKLIPNDTLLVPVSAKPTLAQSPTPAPSPSSNTNNSSPVPESSSSGGSNNGVVIGASIGGAVALLVILVLVFWVLRKRRHSYGLTRTSEDPKRSSDLRVGSFERKKTRHDELLADVTSTIGKPHIFSAENIQKATQNFSPLCNIEGSVYKGILDGKVYAIKQMKGEVSEELKILQKVNHSNLVRLEGFCISSEGQSCLVYEYAENGSLNCWLHDPESIPKQAASTLSSTSLSWKIRLQIALDIANGLQYIHEHTTPSVVHKDVKSSNILLDGNFRAKIANFGMAKSGINVLTRHIVGTQGYMAPEYLADGLVTPKLDVFAFGVVLLELISGKEAIVREGGVPLAGKAGLLWTQIKPLMEGEHREVELKKWIDPNLTGVCPDDSVLCLAMIAKACVDDDPGARPSLPEIVYKLSKALEALMEHSDESFEAPIQVIAR; encoded by the coding sequence ATGATTTTGCAGTGTGTTCGTTCCTCTAGCACCATGTTTCAAACCGCATGGAAACTGGTATTCCTCTCTTTCCTCCTCCTCTGTATTGCTGGTAAAGTCCAAGGACAAAATGGAACATCCAATATTACAGGCTACAGCTGCTCTGATGGCCCAGCACCATGTCATACATATGCTTTTTATAAAGCCCAACCTAATTACACTGATCTGGCGGATATCGCTAATTTATTCAGTACTCAAACTTTCAATATAACAACAGCCAATGATTTGCCTGGTGATACTGTTTCTGTAGCTAAAGGGCACGCTTTGCTTATTCCCATTACATGTGATTGCATGGGAAGTTATTCTCAGGCCAACATAAGCTACCAGATACTGGCTGGAGATactttttggaaggtttcaacactgAATTTTGAGTATTTGACCACATATCAGGCTGTAGAGATTGCAAATCCTACTTTAGTACCAGAAAATCTCACTATTGATACTATAGTTGTCTTCCCGATTAGGTGTCAGTGTCCGTCCAAAGCCCAAATCAGTAAAGGGATCAAAATGCAGATAACATATGTTGTACAGAAAGCAGATACTTCGGACTCCGTCAGTAAAAAATTTGGTGCAGATCTCGCTGATTTGAAGTCTCAGAATGGTATAACTTCAAAATTAATTCCTAATGATACACTCCTGGTTCCTGTTTCTGCAAAGCCAACATTAGCTCAATCTCCTACCCCTGCACCATCTCCATCTTCAAATACAAATAATAGTTCTCCTGTTCCTGAGAGTTCTTCAAGCGGGGGATCAAATAATGGCGTTGTTATTGGGGCTTCCATAGGCGGGGCCGTGGCGCTTTTGGTAATACTTGTATTGGTTTTTTGGGTTCTGAGAAAGAGGAGGCACTCATATGGATTAACAAGAACTTCGGAAGATCCAAAAAGGTCTTCAGATCTGAGAGTGGGGTCTTTTGAAAGAAAAAAGACTCGGCATGATGAGCTTTTGGCTGATGTTACAAGTACCATAGGCAAGCCTCACATATTTTCTGCTGAGAATATACAGAAAGCAACTCAGAATTTTAGCCCCCTCTGCAACATAGAGGGCTCTGTTTACAAAGGTATTTTAGATGGTAAGGTTTATGCCATAAAACAGATGAAGGGAGAAGTTTCTGAAGAGTTGAAGATTTTGCAGAAGGTCAATCATAGTAATTTGGTGAGACTAGAAGGATTTTGTATCAGTTCAGAGGGTCAATCTTGCTTAGTTTATGAGTATGCAGAGAATGGTTCTCTCAATTGCTGGCTCCATGATCCTGAATCCATTCCGAAGCAGGCTGCTTCTACTTTGAGCTCTACATCTCTTTCATGGAAGATCAGATTGCAAATTGCCTTGGATATTGCTAATGGGCTTCAATACATTCACGAGCATACAACCCCTAGTGTTGTGCACAAGGATGTGAAAAGTAGCAATATTCTCTTGGATGGAAATTTTAGGGCTAAAATTGCGAATTTTGGAATGGCGAAATCAGGGATAAATGTTCTCACAAGACACATAGTAGGCACACAGGGGTACATGGCTCCAGAATACCTTGCTGATGGACTGGTGACCCCCAAGCTTGATGTGTTTGCATTTGGAGTGGTGCTACTAGAGCTGATTTCTGGAAAAGAAGCCATAGTGCGTGAAGGGGGAGTTCCATTAGCAGGGAAGGCAGGTCTTCTTTGGACCCAAATAAAACCTCTTATGGAAGGAGAACACAGAGAAGTGGAACTGAAAAAGTGGATTGATCCAAATCTTACAGGTGTTTGTCCTGATGATAGTGTTCTTTGCCTTGCAATGATAGCCAAAGCCTGCGTCGACGACGATCCTGGAGCACGACCAAGCCTTCCAGAAATAGTTTACAAGCTTTCAAAAGCGTTGGAGGCACTTATGGAACATTCCGATGAAAGTTTTGAGGCTCCGATTCAAGTTATTGCAAGGTGA
- the LOC131043562 gene encoding serine/threonine receptor-like kinase NFP isoform X2, with translation MFQTAWKLVFLSFLLLCIAGKVQGQNGTSNITGYSCSDGPAPCHTYAFYKAQPNYTDLADIANLFSTQTFNITTANDLPGDTVSVAKGHALLIPITCDCMGSYSQANISYQILAGDTFWKVSTLNFEYLTTYQAVEIANPTLVPENLTIDTIVVFPIRCQCPSKAQISKGIKMQITYVVQKADTSDSVSKKFGADLADLKSQNGITSKLIPNDTLLVPVSAKPTLAQSPTPAPSPSSNTNNSSPVPESSSSGGSNNGVVIGASIGGAVALLVILVLVFWVLRKRRHSYGLTRTSEDPKRSSDLRVGSFERKKTRHDELLADVTSTIGKPHIFSAENIQKATQNFSPLCNIEGSVYKGILDGKVYAIKQMKGEVSEELKILQKVNHSNLVRLEGFCISSEGQSCLVYEYAENGSLNCWLHDPESIPKQAASTLSSTSLSWKIRLQIALDIANGLQYIHEHTTPSVVHKDVKSSNILLDGNFRAKIANFGMAKSGINVLTRHIVGTQGYMAPEYLADGLVTPKLDVFAFGVVLLELISGKEAIVREGGVPLAGKAGLLWTQIKPLMEGEHREVELKKWIDPNLTGVCPDDSVLCLAMIAKACVDDDPGARPSLPEIVYKLSKALEALMEHSDESFEAPIQVIAR, from the coding sequence ATGTTTCAAACCGCATGGAAACTGGTATTCCTCTCTTTCCTCCTCCTCTGTATTGCTGGTAAAGTCCAAGGACAAAATGGAACATCCAATATTACAGGCTACAGCTGCTCTGATGGCCCAGCACCATGTCATACATATGCTTTTTATAAAGCCCAACCTAATTACACTGATCTGGCGGATATCGCTAATTTATTCAGTACTCAAACTTTCAATATAACAACAGCCAATGATTTGCCTGGTGATACTGTTTCTGTAGCTAAAGGGCACGCTTTGCTTATTCCCATTACATGTGATTGCATGGGAAGTTATTCTCAGGCCAACATAAGCTACCAGATACTGGCTGGAGATactttttggaaggtttcaacactgAATTTTGAGTATTTGACCACATATCAGGCTGTAGAGATTGCAAATCCTACTTTAGTACCAGAAAATCTCACTATTGATACTATAGTTGTCTTCCCGATTAGGTGTCAGTGTCCGTCCAAAGCCCAAATCAGTAAAGGGATCAAAATGCAGATAACATATGTTGTACAGAAAGCAGATACTTCGGACTCCGTCAGTAAAAAATTTGGTGCAGATCTCGCTGATTTGAAGTCTCAGAATGGTATAACTTCAAAATTAATTCCTAATGATACACTCCTGGTTCCTGTTTCTGCAAAGCCAACATTAGCTCAATCTCCTACCCCTGCACCATCTCCATCTTCAAATACAAATAATAGTTCTCCTGTTCCTGAGAGTTCTTCAAGCGGGGGATCAAATAATGGCGTTGTTATTGGGGCTTCCATAGGCGGGGCCGTGGCGCTTTTGGTAATACTTGTATTGGTTTTTTGGGTTCTGAGAAAGAGGAGGCACTCATATGGATTAACAAGAACTTCGGAAGATCCAAAAAGGTCTTCAGATCTGAGAGTGGGGTCTTTTGAAAGAAAAAAGACTCGGCATGATGAGCTTTTGGCTGATGTTACAAGTACCATAGGCAAGCCTCACATATTTTCTGCTGAGAATATACAGAAAGCAACTCAGAATTTTAGCCCCCTCTGCAACATAGAGGGCTCTGTTTACAAAGGTATTTTAGATGGTAAGGTTTATGCCATAAAACAGATGAAGGGAGAAGTTTCTGAAGAGTTGAAGATTTTGCAGAAGGTCAATCATAGTAATTTGGTGAGACTAGAAGGATTTTGTATCAGTTCAGAGGGTCAATCTTGCTTAGTTTATGAGTATGCAGAGAATGGTTCTCTCAATTGCTGGCTCCATGATCCTGAATCCATTCCGAAGCAGGCTGCTTCTACTTTGAGCTCTACATCTCTTTCATGGAAGATCAGATTGCAAATTGCCTTGGATATTGCTAATGGGCTTCAATACATTCACGAGCATACAACCCCTAGTGTTGTGCACAAGGATGTGAAAAGTAGCAATATTCTCTTGGATGGAAATTTTAGGGCTAAAATTGCGAATTTTGGAATGGCGAAATCAGGGATAAATGTTCTCACAAGACACATAGTAGGCACACAGGGGTACATGGCTCCAGAATACCTTGCTGATGGACTGGTGACCCCCAAGCTTGATGTGTTTGCATTTGGAGTGGTGCTACTAGAGCTGATTTCTGGAAAAGAAGCCATAGTGCGTGAAGGGGGAGTTCCATTAGCAGGGAAGGCAGGTCTTCTTTGGACCCAAATAAAACCTCTTATGGAAGGAGAACACAGAGAAGTGGAACTGAAAAAGTGGATTGATCCAAATCTTACAGGTGTTTGTCCTGATGATAGTGTTCTTTGCCTTGCAATGATAGCCAAAGCCTGCGTCGACGACGATCCTGGAGCACGACCAAGCCTTCCAGAAATAGTTTACAAGCTTTCAAAAGCGTTGGAGGCACTTATGGAACATTCCGATGAAAGTTTTGAGGCTCCGATTCAAGTTATTGCAAGGTGA